One genomic segment of Arachis duranensis cultivar V14167 chromosome 4, aradu.V14167.gnm2.J7QH, whole genome shotgun sequence includes these proteins:
- the LOC107486310 gene encoding receptor-like protein 6, which translates to MDPNSTLFSLVHLQSLDLSDNDFNHSQIPARIGHLSQLRHLHISQFRESTLSGEVPTQISHLSNLLSLDLNSYVDQLDFPFINRLHLKESTLRSLIQNSTSLEQLRLNFVTISSSLPHTLTNLTSLQKLSFRQCELHGEFPIGIFSLANLTYLNFAENQNLQGTLPASIGNLTNLTHLILEDNNFHGEIPRSLFELENLVTLDLFSNFFEGRLALDMFLKLKILDILDLSVNKLSLFSQNRDVNVTILPPIRWLGLSGCNLNGEIPTWIMNLTTLNCLVLSNNDLQGEIPYFLFELENLTILDLAGNMFEGQIELDMLSKLQKLTVLGLGGGNKLSFLEGKNTSNVTFLSQIDSLELSSCNFVHFPNFIQHLQELTTLSISNNNIKTIPSWLWNKTTLESLEVSNNLLMGEISPSICNLESLLYLDLSCNNLVGMIPSCLGSFSQSLQLLNVSGNKLTGNIPEIYVKGNVLQLIDFSSNKLYGQLPRALVNCRMLEFLDVRHNHFNDSFPFWLGSLPKLKVLSLRDNQFHGAIMCPLKYTFPQLRIIDLSQNGFSTKLTSEIIMCFKSMIISNKRQLDFKDVIHSDNAEIDIDSHPFSMSNKGVVMDYPGSQYLNHMVAIDLSCNKISGEIPDIMGSLNRLVVLNLSNNMFTGSIPSSLGKLSNLEVLDLSLNRLSGNIPQQLTGLTFLDFFNVSFNNLSGPVPENGQLSTFDNNSFEGNKDLCGIQLLKKCEDHPKPPLQKLDGDQDSESGSFFEFCWMVILIGYVGGLVAGLALGNAFSVDVYRLLKKIF; encoded by the coding sequence ATGGATCCCAATAGCACCCTTTTCTCACTTGTGCATCTTCAAAGCCTTGATCTTTCTGACAATGACTTCAATCACTCGCAAATTCCAGCCAGGATAGGTCATTTGTCACAACTGAGGCATTTGCATATTTCTCAATTTAGAGAAAGTACATTGTCAGGTGAAGTCCCAACTCAAATTTCCCATTTGTCCAACTTGTTGTCCCTTGATCTAAACAGCTATGTTGACCAGCTTGATTTTCCATTTATCAACCGTTTACATCTCAAGGAATCCACTCTGCGAAGCTTAATTCAAAACTCAACAAGTCTTGAACAACTTCGCCTTAATTTTGTCACCATTTCATCATCTTTACCTCACACGCTCACAAACCTTACATCTCTGCAAAAACTCTCTTTTCGCCAATGTGAACTACATGGTGAGTTTCCTATCGGAATATTCTCTCTTGCAAACTTAACATATTTGAATTTTGCTGAAAACCAAAATCTGCAGGGCACATTACCTGCATCCATTGGAAACCTGACCAATTTAACTCACTTGATTCTTGAAGATAATAACTTTCATGGTGAAATCCCTCGCTCTCTTTTTGAATTAGAGAATCTTGTAACTTTAgatctattttctaattttttcgaAGGCCGCCTAGCACTTGACATGTTTTTGAAGCTAAAGATACTTGATATTCTTGACTTGTCTGTCAATAAATTGTCCTTGTTCTCACAAAATAGGGATGTGAATGTGACAATCCTTCCTCCAATTCGATGGTTAGGATTGAGTGGGTGCAATTTAAATGGAGAAATTCCAACTTGGATAATGAATCTAACCACTTTAAATTGCTTGGTCCTTTCCAATAATGATCTTCAAGGTGAAATTCCATATTTCCTCTTCGAGTTAGAGAATCTTACAATTCTTGATCTAGCTGGTAATATGTTCGAAGGACAGATTGAGCTCGACATGCTTTCAAAGCTCCAAAAGCTTACTGTTCTTGGTTTAGGCGGAGGCAACAAATTGTCTTTTCTTGAAGGAAAGAACACTTCCAATGTAACATTTCTTTCTCAAATTGATTCTTTGGAATTAAGTTCATGCAATTTTGTTCATTTTCCCAATTTTATACAACACTTGCAAGAGTTGACTACTCTTTCCATATCAAACAACAACATAAAGACAATACCGAGTTGGTTATGGAACAAAACAACTCTTGAGAGTTTGGAAGTTTCCAACAACCTATTGATGGGAGAAATATCCCCCTCCATATGCAATCTGGAATCCCTTCTGTACCTTGATTTATCTTGCAACAACTTAGTTGGCATGATTCCATCATGTTTGGGAAGCTTTAGCCAATCCCTTCAACTTTTGAATGTCTCAGGAAACAAATTGACAGGAAATATTCCTGAAATTTATGTGAAAGGAAATGTCCTTCAGTTGATCGATTTTAGTTCTAACAAGTTGTACGGTCAATTACCAAGAGCACTTGTCAATTGCAGAATGCTAGAGTTTCTTGATGTGAGACATAACCATTTCAATGACTCATTTCCTTTCTGGTTGGGATCTCTTCCTAAGTTAAAGGTTCTTTCTTTACGTGATAATCAATTTCACGGAGCTATAATGTGTCCATTGAAATACACATTTCCCCAGCTTCGAATCATTGATCTTTCTCAAAATGGTTTCTCAACGAAATTAACATCAGAAATAATCATGTGCTTCAAATCGATGATCATATCCAACAAAAGACAACTGGATTTCAAGGACGTGATTCACAGTGACAATGCGGAAATAGATATTGATTCGCATCCATTTTCAATGTCCAACAAAGGAGTTGTCATGGATTATCCTGGGAGTCAATACCTAAATCACATGGTAGCCATTGATCTTTCATGTAACAAAATTTCGGGAGAGATTCCAGATATCATGGGAAGTTTGAATCGTCTTGTTGTGCTCAATTTGTCCAATAACATGTTTACTGGCAGCATTCCATCTTCCTTGGGAAAGCTTTCAAATCTTGAAGTGCTGGACCTTTCTCTCAATAGGTTGTCAGGGAATATTCCTCAACAACTCACAGGGCTAACCTTCTTGGATTTCTTCAATGTGTCTTTCAACAATCTCTCAGGTCCAGTACCAGAAAATGGCCAACTTTCTACCTTTGATAACAATTCATTTGAGGGAAATAAAGATTTGTGCGGGATTCAATTGTTGAAGAAATGTGAAGATCATCCTAAGCCTCCATtgcaaaaacttgatggtgatCAAGATTCTGAGTCAGGAtctttctttgaattttgttgGATGGTAATTCTAATTGGATATGTGGGTGGCCTTGTTGCTGGGTTAGCACTGGGAAATGCTTTTTCTGTAGATGTTTATAGGTTgctgaaaaagatcttttaa